GATTTCTATATCGTACAACTGGCATAGAGTACGGGGTTTTTGCTAGAGGAGTGAGCGCGCACATTCTCTGGTAATATCACTATACAATCTGGCGCATACTGCATGACTTCGCGGCTAATCCAAAATGTACTAGGCACTGAAAACCAAAGTATGATGATGGGTGAATCAGTTACGAGTAGAGGTTATTAGAGGTAAATTGATATGCAGCAAGATAATCTGCTGTCGAGAATTTCTATCGACCCAAATATATGTTTTGGTAAACCTTGTATTCGCGGACATCGTATTTGGGTGTCTTTGATTCTTGACTATTTGGCGGGTGGAATGACTATTGAGGAAATTTTAGAAGCATATTCCAGTATAGAAAGAGAAGATGTACTTGCTTGTATTGCTTATGGTGCAGAAATGGCACGGGATGTTTTTGTAGAACTTCCTTTAACTGAAAAAAAGTAAGCAAATCGGTGAATTTAAAGCTTGATGAAAATATTGATCTTCGTGTTGTAAGTTTGTTGCGTTTAGCAGGACACGATGTAGCGAATATATCAGGGCAAGGTTTAAGTTCTGCACCTGATGGGGAAGTAATTGATGTTTGTCGCCGCGAGGGTAGATGCTTAGTAACTTGTGATCGCGGCTTTGGAAATCGTCTCAAATACAACCTGTCTGATTATGCAGGAATTGTCATTATTCATTTGCCTTCTCGTCCTAATTTTACATTTTGGCAAGAAGCTATAGAGACCCTTATTCAAGAACTGAATACAGCAGAAGTCACTGGAAAATTGTGGATTATTCAGGGCGGAACGATTCAAGAATATCAA
This region of Nostoc sp. UHCC 0302 genomic DNA includes:
- a CDS encoding DUF433 domain-containing protein; its protein translation is MQQDNLLSRISIDPNICFGKPCIRGHRIWVSLILDYLAGGMTIEEILEAYSSIEREDVLACIAYGAEMARDVFVELPLTEKK
- a CDS encoding DUF5615 family PIN-like protein; translated protein: MNLKLDENIDLRVVSLLRLAGHDVANISGQGLSSAPDGEVIDVCRREGRCLVTCDRGFGNRLKYNLSDYAGIVIIHLPSRPNFTFWQEAIETLIQELNTAEVTGKLWIIQGGTIQEYQQIESEI